A window of the Terriglobia bacterium genome harbors these coding sequences:
- a CDS encoding site-2 protease family protein — protein sequence MAGTQDRSLHLFSFKGIDVFLHWSWFLIALLEIESRSRAYSSITWNVLEYLALFVIVLLHEFGHALACRQVGGRANTILLWPLGGIAYVQPPQRPGATLWSIAAGPLVNVALVPVLWALVMMSSVLGWSRSAPDVHTFLSTLALINGVLLIFNLLPIYPLDGGQILRSVLWFWLGRARSLMAASAIGMVGVAGLFLFSYWTHSLWNAAIAAFVLIYCWGGLRQAQALSRVNSAPRREGFACPSCKTAPPQGPYWLCSRCQKAFDTFQGGAVCPHCQTRFPKTSCLECGAANPFSAWAMPASSEPSPFDASHRARLAHSAD from the coding sequence ATGGCAGGCACTCAGGACCGTTCTCTCCATCTTTTTAGTTTCAAAGGAATTGATGTATTTCTCCACTGGTCATGGTTTCTGATTGCTCTGCTTGAAATCGAGTCTCGATCAAGGGCCTATTCATCGATCACTTGGAACGTGCTTGAGTATCTCGCACTGTTCGTGATCGTTTTATTGCACGAATTCGGCCATGCTCTTGCCTGCCGGCAAGTGGGAGGAAGAGCCAATACAATCCTCCTATGGCCGCTTGGCGGGATCGCGTATGTGCAGCCACCGCAGCGGCCGGGAGCCACCCTTTGGAGCATCGCCGCAGGTCCCCTGGTCAACGTTGCCCTGGTGCCGGTCCTGTGGGCGCTGGTGATGATGAGCTCCGTCCTGGGCTGGTCCCGGTCCGCCCCTGATGTCCATACATTTCTGTCGACGCTTGCGCTCATCAACGGGGTCCTCCTTATCTTTAACCTGTTGCCGATCTATCCCTTGGACGGAGGACAGATATTGCGGTCGGTGCTCTGGTTTTGGCTGGGGCGCGCCCGCAGCCTGATGGCTGCCTCGGCGATCGGGATGGTAGGTGTCGCCGGGCTGTTCTTGTTCTCGTACTGGACGCATTCCCTTTGGAACGCAGCCATCGCTGCTTTTGTGCTGATCTACTGCTGGGGCGGGCTACGCCAGGCCCAGGCGCTTTCGCGAGTTAACAGCGCCCCTCGCCGTGAGGGATTTGCCTGCCCATCGTGCAAGACCGCGCCGCCGCAGGGACCCTACTGGCTCTGTAGCCGATGCCAGAAAGCATTTGACACTTTCCAGGGAGGGGCCGTCTGCCCACATTGCCAGACGCGCTTCCCCAAGACATCGTGTCTCGAGTGCGGCGCCGCCAACCCGTTCAGCGCGTGGGCAATGCCAGCTTCGAGTGAGCCGTCGCCATTCGATGCTTCACACCGAGCGAGGTTAGCGCACAGTGCGGATTAA
- a CDS encoding cytochrome c oxidase subunit 3, which produces MGSAVLTPPKPKEPGHCAPPPGRGDDGRGGGEGRGGHGGPGPSNSPLPVGAYRIAIWIAITSIATLFLALTLVMVARAAESRDWVHTAVPRLLYFNTIVLVTSSFTFELSKRALKRESPAQFVRWLYLTVALGVTFIAGQLVAWKELASQGIYITTNPSGAFLYVLTAAHGLHLLGGILALLYVVFRRRKIINNPQRRIAVDITATYWHFMDGLWIYLLVLLAVKL; this is translated from the coding sequence ATGGGATCAGCAGTTTTGACGCCGCCCAAGCCCAAGGAGCCGGGGCACTGTGCTCCTCCTCCGGGACGAGGCGATGACGGCCGCGGCGGGGGTGAAGGCCGAGGGGGACACGGTGGTCCCGGCCCTTCGAACTCGCCTCTTCCTGTGGGTGCGTACCGGATCGCCATTTGGATCGCCATTACCTCGATTGCGACGCTTTTCCTGGCGCTGACGCTGGTCATGGTGGCGCGCGCAGCGGAGTCACGCGACTGGGTCCATACGGCCGTCCCACGCCTGCTTTATTTCAACACGATTGTCCTGGTCACCAGCAGCTTTACCTTTGAGCTCTCAAAAAGGGCCTTGAAGAGGGAATCTCCGGCCCAATTTGTCCGATGGCTCTACCTCACTGTCGCACTGGGCGTTACCTTTATCGCGGGGCAACTGGTGGCCTGGAAGGAACTGGCCTCTCAGGGAATATACATCACCACCAATCCCAGCGGCGCATTCCTGTACGTTCTTACCGCTGCCCACGGCTTGCATTTGCTGGGTGGAATTCTGGCATTGCTGTATGTCGTTTTTCGCAGGCGCAAGATCATCAATAATCCCCAACGGCGTATCGCTGTGGATATCACCGCCACCTACTGGCACTTTATGGATGGTTTGTGGATCTATCTGCTCGTTCTGCTCGCGGTTAAGCTGTAA